In one window of Leptospira sp. GIMC2001 DNA:
- a CDS encoding ABC transporter ATP-binding protein: protein MEIISVTNLSYSIGAKVVLKNVNFALKKGEAHALRGDNGVGKSTILKILLNYSHFPNEVRWNQTGNTSIQTKNLISFLGHELGLYSSLSLEENLRFFYNISLSPFPWSTILDWVHRFNLHRRLDDPIFSFSRGMKQKAALIRTLLSRSELILLDEPFTGLDETSYRNVLELLQEILKDSTIFAVIHGMEHPIWKNQFKIEKGGKLVSYNS from the coding sequence TTGGAAATTATTAGCGTTACAAACCTATCTTATTCTATCGGCGCAAAAGTCGTTCTCAAAAATGTGAATTTTGCGCTAAAAAAGGGTGAGGCGCATGCTTTAAGAGGAGACAATGGAGTAGGTAAATCGACTATTCTCAAAATCCTTCTAAACTATTCTCATTTCCCAAATGAAGTTCGATGGAATCAAACCGGCAATACTTCTATTCAGACAAAGAATCTGATATCTTTTCTCGGTCATGAGTTGGGATTGTATTCGAGCTTGAGTCTTGAAGAGAATCTAAGATTTTTTTATAATATTTCTTTGTCGCCATTTCCCTGGAGCACGATTCTGGATTGGGTTCATCGATTCAATTTGCATCGAAGATTAGATGATCCCATTTTTTCTTTTTCTAGAGGTATGAAGCAAAAGGCTGCACTCATCCGAACTCTTCTCTCACGAAGCGAACTGATTCTTTTGGATGAACCATTTACGGGATTGGATGAAACTTCTTATCGAAATGTTTTGGAACTTTTGCAAGAAATTCTAAAAGATTCTACTATTTTTGCAGTGATCCACGGAATGGAACATCCGATTTGGAAAAACCAATTTAAAATTGAAAAAGGAGGAAAACTTGTTTCTTACAATTCTTAA
- the tpx gene encoding thiol peroxidase → MAELKLKGNPINTVGSLPSIGSKAPNLNLTNGSLADVSLETYAGKKKILNIFPSIDTAVCATSVRKFNEKASSLKNTVVLCISADLPFAQKRFCGAEGLNNVETLSDFRSKDFGSLYGVTLKDGPMAGLLARAVIVLDEDNKVIHSELVDDIVHEPNYDSALAVI, encoded by the coding sequence ATGGCAGAATTAAAATTAAAGGGTAATCCCATCAACACAGTTGGATCACTTCCAAGCATTGGAAGCAAAGCTCCAAACCTAAATCTTACAAATGGCAGTCTAGCGGATGTTAGCTTGGAAACCTACGCAGGAAAGAAAAAAATATTAAATATTTTTCCAAGTATTGATACCGCTGTTTGCGCAACTTCAGTTCGCAAATTCAACGAAAAAGCAAGCAGTCTAAAGAATACAGTTGTCCTTTGTATATCAGCAGACCTTCCTTTCGCTCAGAAAAGATTTTGTGGTGCTGAAGGACTCAATAATGTTGAGACTCTTTCTGATTTTCGAAGCAAAGACTTTGGATCTCTTTACGGCGTTACTCTAAAAGACGGTCCAATGGCTGGTCTACTTGCTCGTGCTGTGATTGTTCTGGACGAAGATAACAAAGTCATTCACTCAGAATTGGTAGATGACATCGTTCATGAACCTAACTATGATTCTGCTCTTGCAGTAATCTAA
- a CDS encoding hydroxymethylglutaryl-CoA lyase, translating to MQEKEKVKITEVGPRDGLQNESKFIPTEAKLEFIEKLIDAGLKNIEATSFVKPSAIPQLADSKELSTKLDFQDSKIQFSCLTPNLRGYEEAVACGYKEVAVFTAASNTFTKKNINKTVDESFAAFDEIFKQARKDGIAVRGYVSTVIACPYEGWIEPTAVHEVVSRLHDAGAYEISLGETIGWATPDKVDSLLSNLFRDFTPKQFAGHFHDTYGMAVANVQKSLEMGLLSFDSSAGGLGGCPYAKGASGNLATEDLVYLLENQGYITGVYLDKLIEASHSIEKILGRTLQSKTYIAKKANLNV from the coding sequence ATGCAAGAGAAAGAGAAAGTGAAAATCACAGAAGTTGGTCCAAGAGATGGTCTACAAAATGAATCCAAATTTATCCCGACTGAGGCTAAACTCGAATTCATAGAGAAACTCATAGATGCAGGACTCAAAAATATTGAGGCAACCTCTTTTGTAAAACCTTCCGCAATTCCTCAGTTAGCTGATTCGAAGGAACTATCAACTAAACTAGATTTTCAAGATTCCAAAATTCAATTTTCCTGTCTCACTCCTAATTTGAGAGGATATGAAGAAGCCGTCGCCTGCGGATATAAGGAAGTTGCAGTCTTTACAGCCGCATCCAATACATTCACAAAGAAAAATATCAATAAGACTGTTGATGAATCATTCGCAGCCTTTGATGAGATTTTTAAACAGGCTAGAAAAGATGGTATAGCTGTGCGAGGTTATGTATCCACCGTGATTGCTTGTCCGTATGAAGGATGGATTGAACCTACGGCAGTACATGAAGTAGTATCAAGACTTCATGATGCAGGAGCCTATGAAATATCACTTGGAGAGACGATTGGATGGGCGACTCCAGACAAAGTCGATTCACTTTTAAGTAATCTATTTCGGGATTTTACGCCAAAGCAATTCGCGGGACATTTTCATGATACCTACGGAATGGCCGTCGCAAATGTTCAGAAAAGTCTAGAGATGGGACTTTTGTCCTTTGATTCATCCGCAGGTGGTCTTGGGGGTTGCCCCTATGCTAAGGGCGCTTCTGGAAATCTTGCAACCGAAGACTTAGTTTATCTTTTAGAAAACCAAGGTTATATAACTGGAGTTTACCTAGACAAACTAATCGAAGCTTCACATAGCATAGAAAAAATACTGGGTCGTACTCTCCAGAGCAAAACTTATATCGCGAAGAAAGCAAACCTCAATGTATGA
- a CDS encoding MBL fold metallo-hydrolase → MKITPAKKIPPMESIGDDIFKIVLPQPFYAPNNIYILVNDGLTLIDSGYIESIPMLQASLRTRGFSLKDIKHIIYTHNHLDHISSALLLKSYAPHAIYYGYRSMQDGVGNYIESMKLFEQATEDLFHRAFGDPEQLNDILTKSREGWNTFFSKFNKTKKGNPNLRIDVALDHNDSMEFNGRTIRFIHTPGHNLYHITPVLADCGVYFSGDLIIANLTAIYSELDGSLNDYHFTLSKLLEEPIKRLLPAHGKEIENPHKTITLVKKTLSILEKGVIRRLKEGSSDLLHLMEAAIGKKVHSGGHLPTALGLVYSIIKKMELEGKIRIEFRENGYEIFHYKEI, encoded by the coding sequence ATGAAGATAACCCCAGCTAAGAAAATTCCTCCTATGGAATCTATCGGTGATGATATTTTTAAGATCGTACTTCCTCAACCATTTTATGCACCTAACAATATATATATTTTAGTGAATGATGGATTGACTCTAATTGATTCTGGATATATTGAATCTATACCAATGCTGCAAGCCTCACTTCGAACACGCGGATTTTCCCTAAAAGATATTAAGCATATTATTTATACACATAACCATCTTGATCATATATCTTCGGCTCTATTATTGAAATCGTATGCGCCTCATGCAATCTATTATGGATATCGATCTATGCAAGATGGCGTTGGTAATTATATTGAATCAATGAAATTATTTGAGCAAGCTACTGAAGATTTATTCCATCGAGCTTTTGGAGATCCAGAGCAACTCAATGATATACTCACCAAATCAAGAGAAGGATGGAATACTTTCTTTAGTAAGTTCAATAAAACTAAGAAAGGCAATCCGAATCTACGAATTGATGTAGCACTGGATCATAATGATAGCATGGAATTCAATGGACGAACAATCCGATTTATCCATACTCCAGGACATAATTTATATCATATCACACCGGTCTTGGCGGACTGTGGTGTATATTTTTCCGGTGACTTAATTATCGCAAATCTCACTGCAATCTATTCAGAATTGGATGGAAGCTTAAATGATTATCATTTTACACTTTCGAAGTTGTTGGAAGAGCCAATCAAAAGACTCCTTCCCGCTCACGGCAAAGAAATTGAAAATCCACACAAAACTATCACCTTAGTAAAAAAGACTCTCTCGATTCTAGAAAAAGGGGTCATCCGACGACTCAAAGAAGGATCTTCAGACCTATTGCATCTAATGGAAGCGGCTATCGGCAAAAAAGTTCATAGCGGAGGACATTTGCCAACAGCATTGGGACTCGTCTATTCTATCATCAAAAAAATGGAACTCGAAGGTAAAATTCGAATTGAGTTTCGGGAGAATGGATATGAAATATTTCATTATAAGGAAATTTAA
- a CDS encoding TIGR02757 family protein, giving the protein MEYLKTDPIELVYNYKNKTDQEIVGLIVALYSYGNVSSIRNFLNKILILLGEHPFRLLQDISFDDLANWKGKIGVYRFQKEKDTLEFLRSLKILINSKSPIFEKYFISDSGIVAGITNFQKTFMNLFRYQSNGLKFLIGIDKSTSAKKRIFMFLRWMTSNEFPDLGIYHRLSAYDLLLPLDTHIQKIGALLGLTERKTPDYKMALEISQGLQKIVGAPAVSYDFALSRIGIAEKCKSKYESEICSICEIRSLCRIFINR; this is encoded by the coding sequence ATGGAATATCTAAAAACAGATCCAATTGAATTAGTATATAATTACAAAAATAAAACTGATCAAGAAATTGTTGGATTGATTGTTGCATTGTATTCTTATGGAAATGTATCGAGTATTCGAAATTTTCTAAATAAAATTCTTATACTTCTAGGCGAACATCCATTTAGACTATTGCAAGACATATCCTTTGATGACTTGGCTAATTGGAAAGGTAAAATTGGAGTCTACCGTTTTCAAAAAGAAAAGGATACTTTAGAATTCTTACGTTCTCTAAAAATCCTAATCAATTCTAAATCTCCAATTTTTGAGAAATATTTTATTTCTGATTCGGGAATTGTTGCGGGTATTACAAATTTTCAAAAAACCTTTATGAATTTGTTCCGTTATCAATCCAATGGTTTAAAATTTCTAATTGGGATAGATAAATCCACTTCAGCGAAAAAAAGAATATTTATGTTTCTTAGATGGATGACATCTAATGAGTTTCCTGATTTAGGAATTTACCACAGGCTCTCTGCTTACGATTTACTTCTGCCCTTAGACACGCATATCCAGAAAATCGGAGCTCTTCTAGGACTCACTGAGAGAAAAACTCCAGATTACAAAATGGCATTAGAGATCAGCCAAGGATTGCAAAAAATCGTCGGAGCGCCTGCCGTATCCTATGACTTTGCCCTATCAAGAATAGGAATTGCAGAGAAATGCAAATCAAAATATGAATCTGAAATTTGCAGTATTTGTGAGATCCGAAGTCTATGTAGAATATTTATCAATAGATAA
- a CDS encoding ABC transporter ATP-binding protein — MLRIENLNVKTIQGKKILDSVSLAVNSDEIVSLVGGSGSGKSTIFKSILHSILPMDGYVIEGKVSLDGQSVQPVFQDAFSSFNPSWKMINCLLEPFIIHNKDRKIGLENIRSKLEIIGIDRHRLQSRPHQFSGGELQRLAILRSILLEPKILIMDEPVSGLDPLVRKPILDLIMELKSRMKMGILFISHDLDVVRKISDRIYVIKEGVIVESGLSNEIPNYRSDNYTKELFDLEYDFL; from the coding sequence ATGCTTAGAATTGAAAATCTAAATGTGAAAACGATCCAAGGTAAAAAAATTTTGGATTCAGTTAGTTTGGCTGTCAATTCCGATGAAATAGTCTCTCTGGTTGGCGGATCGGGTTCTGGCAAATCGACAATTTTTAAATCAATCCTTCATTCAATTCTGCCAATGGATGGGTATGTGATCGAAGGGAAGGTAAGTTTAGACGGACAATCTGTTCAGCCTGTTTTTCAGGATGCATTTTCAAGCTTCAATCCTTCCTGGAAGATGATAAATTGTCTTCTTGAACCGTTTATAATCCACAATAAAGATCGCAAAATCGGTTTGGAGAATATTCGATCAAAGCTCGAAATAATTGGTATCGACAGACATCGATTACAATCGCGTCCACATCAATTTTCTGGCGGAGAATTACAACGACTTGCCATCCTGAGATCTATCTTGCTTGAACCAAAAATTCTCATCATGGATGAACCTGTAAGCGGGCTTGATCCATTGGTAAGAAAACCAATCCTAGACCTTATCATGGAACTCAAATCAAGAATGAAAATGGGAATACTATTTATATCTCATGACTTGGATGTTGTCCGAAAGATTTCGGATCGCATTTATGTAATTAAAGAAGGAGTGATTGTAGAATCTGGACTAAGCAATGAAATTCCCAATTATCGTTCGGATAATTATACCAAAGAATTATTTGATCTCGAATATGATTTTTTATAA
- the ccsA gene encoding cytochrome c biogenesis protein yields MVNNAISSDSNKISISSWLWDFLIFFIFVVLSGYSIHYAMKVPNVLLEQGLSHRIFYFHVPVAWVALYGPLFSFIASIFYLLTRNLKFDRMSFALNQVSLIFAIGVLFSGPIWAYSAWGVPWDWTDARLQSFFILCLSLFGYFIFRSLIPNPIKKAMIGAYLTILCGVNAVLTWGAIRWIDNPGNHPSSVLGKGGMETDMRIAFYLNVLAFHILFLVFIRIAYRLENIQNFRNIIKASMDDE; encoded by the coding sequence ATGGTTAACAACGCAATTAGCTCAGATTCTAATAAAATCTCTATATCATCTTGGCTTTGGGATTTTTTGATATTTTTCATCTTTGTTGTGTTATCTGGATATTCAATTCACTATGCAATGAAAGTTCCGAATGTCTTACTTGAGCAAGGACTTTCGCATCGAATTTTCTATTTCCATGTTCCGGTTGCTTGGGTTGCTTTGTATGGCCCTTTATTTTCATTCATTGCATCAATTTTTTATTTATTAACAAGAAATTTAAAATTCGATCGAATGAGTTTTGCTCTAAATCAAGTTTCTCTAATATTTGCTATTGGAGTGTTATTTTCGGGTCCCATTTGGGCTTACAGTGCTTGGGGAGTTCCTTGGGATTGGACCGATGCAAGATTGCAGTCATTTTTTATTCTATGCCTTTCTCTATTTGGATATTTTATTTTTCGATCTCTGATTCCAAATCCAATAAAGAAAGCTATGATTGGTGCTTACTTAACAATTCTCTGTGGTGTCAATGCGGTTCTTACTTGGGGCGCGATTCGATGGATTGATAACCCAGGCAATCACCCAAGTTCTGTTCTGGGCAAAGGCGGAATGGAAACAGATATGAGAATTGCTTTTTATCTAAATGTTTTAGCATTTCATATACTGTTTCTTGTTTTTATACGAATTGCATACAGGCTTGAAAATATTCAAAATTTTCGCAACATTATCAAAGCAAGCATGGATGATGAATGA
- a CDS encoding PP2C family protein-serine/threonine phosphatase — translation MPALSRNYSILVVDDATENVEFVDRLLKSENFTVYKSYSAQTARSILLTEEIDLILLDVNMPDQNGYSFCKELREIDKFSLLPILFITAVDREIGFQEAIANGGDDFISKPFHKKELIAKIRAFLRIKDLQDHLMIEKVRYEKELKAARKVQEQMIPAKSIEWNGIKASTYLHPLFQIGGDFVDIWTENNELHAVIADCSGHGPSAALIGVMFKMQLLNCQVGSTLAEKVDCLRSNLRRILPEDYFITLVYLIISPDRSIQYIKCGHPEPIYYKDSIVNSLPGQSPLIIDLNLIPQDHIQSITLEKGTTLLLYTDGMIEATNSKLEMFQTQGLMDLFKTVMDKKEPDIFNGMINGVLEYCGDAEPEDDMAMLCIQF, via the coding sequence ATGCCCGCTCTGTCACGAAATTATTCTATCTTGGTTGTTGATGATGCAACAGAGAATGTGGAATTTGTAGATCGATTGCTCAAATCAGAAAATTTTACAGTATACAAATCTTATTCAGCGCAGACGGCAAGATCTATCCTACTAACTGAAGAGATCGATCTAATTCTATTGGATGTAAACATGCCGGATCAGAATGGATATTCTTTTTGTAAAGAACTCAGAGAGATTGATAAATTTAGTCTGCTCCCAATTCTATTTATTACAGCAGTTGATCGAGAAATTGGTTTCCAAGAAGCCATCGCCAATGGTGGAGATGATTTTATAAGTAAACCGTTTCATAAAAAAGAGCTGATTGCAAAAATTCGTGCCTTCCTTCGAATCAAAGATCTTCAAGATCACTTAATGATCGAAAAGGTTCGATACGAAAAAGAACTTAAAGCTGCTAGAAAAGTTCAAGAGCAAATGATTCCAGCCAAATCGATTGAATGGAATGGAATAAAAGCCAGTACGTATTTACATCCTCTATTCCAGATCGGAGGAGACTTCGTAGATATTTGGACGGAAAATAATGAACTGCATGCTGTGATTGCAGATTGTTCAGGGCATGGACCTTCAGCAGCATTAATTGGTGTTATGTTCAAGATGCAACTTTTGAATTGTCAAGTTGGCTCCACTCTTGCCGAGAAGGTAGATTGCTTGAGATCGAATTTGAGACGAATATTGCCTGAAGATTATTTTATCACTTTAGTATATTTGATTATTTCTCCAGATAGATCGATTCAGTATATTAAATGTGGTCATCCGGAACCCATTTATTATAAAGATTCCATAGTGAATTCGCTTCCCGGTCAGAGTCCTTTGATTATAGATCTGAATCTTATACCTCAAGATCATATCCAATCAATTACGCTTGAGAAGGGTACGACACTATTGCTCTATACAGATGGAATGATCGAAGCAACAAATTCTAAGCTTGAGATGTTTCAGACTCAAGGTCTTATGGATTTATTCAAAACAGTTATGGATAAGAAAGAACCAGATATTTTCAATGGTATGATCAATGGTGTTTTGGAATATTGTGGGGATGCGGAACCCGAAGATGATATGGCAATGTTATGTATACAGTTTTAA
- a CDS encoding tetratricopeptide repeat protein: MKNLRKVFPYSFFPFLKIFLFFLGISCFSFAVHSQVTIDGKLYPDLLWGEGEEDPSDFPNGGLIIIPEDFIVTTGKLWEGEPPRSMGSFKFQDKTITNSAKFNNEIVEILLKAEPKERAQAEEMLKAGILYDPRFFAFRYNYGRLLHLSSRYDEALAQFEFAKSEIPEFYRTYIHIGILSLLKNENYYAIKNFKDAVSRNSFDITALVLLAEHYLETGLKNRAKLYLDRALTIDDGSPNAKLGLARLEMEAGNHYRAYMILNKTELYSPEGKEKSYDKKFHYYFAETASKVQDYATAESQYNKILEYPNDPFFGSFSYKVIQRRRDITKKFADAKKTQLEDDVEKDVSNFK, translated from the coding sequence ATGAAAAATCTCAGAAAAGTATTTCCTTATTCCTTTTTCCCATTTTTGAAAATCTTTCTCTTTTTTTTAGGAATTTCTTGCTTCAGTTTTGCAGTTCATTCTCAAGTTACTATCGATGGTAAACTCTATCCCGATCTTCTCTGGGGCGAAGGAGAAGAAGATCCCAGCGATTTTCCCAACGGAGGACTGATAATAATTCCAGAAGATTTTATCGTGACCACGGGTAAGCTCTGGGAAGGAGAACCGCCTCGGTCTATGGGAAGTTTTAAATTCCAAGACAAGACAATAACCAATTCAGCCAAATTCAATAATGAGATAGTTGAGATCCTTCTCAAAGCTGAACCAAAGGAAAGAGCTCAAGCAGAAGAGATGCTGAAAGCAGGAATTCTATATGATCCAAGATTTTTTGCCTTTCGATACAATTATGGAAGACTTCTGCACCTAAGTAGTAGATACGATGAGGCTTTGGCTCAGTTTGAATTTGCCAAATCAGAAATCCCAGAATTTTACCGAACATATATTCATATTGGGATTCTTAGTTTATTAAAAAACGAAAACTACTATGCAATCAAAAACTTTAAAGATGCTGTGAGTCGAAATTCATTTGACATAACGGCACTTGTATTACTCGCCGAACATTACTTAGAGACAGGACTCAAGAATAGAGCAAAACTTTACTTAGACCGGGCATTAACAATAGATGATGGAAGCCCAAATGCGAAATTAGGTTTAGCCAGATTGGAAATGGAAGCTGGCAATCACTATAGAGCTTACATGATTCTGAACAAAACTGAACTCTATTCTCCCGAAGGCAAAGAAAAATCTTACGACAAAAAGTTTCACTATTATTTTGCCGAAACAGCATCGAAAGTGCAAGATTACGCTACAGCTGAAAGTCAATACAACAAAATTTTAGAATATCCGAATGATCCATTTTTCGGTAGCTTCTCTTATAAAGTAATTCAAAGACGAAGAGATATTACTAAGAAATTCGCGGATGCAAAGAAAACACAACTTGAAGATGATGTAGAAAAGGATGTAAGTAATTTCAAATGA
- the purS gene encoding phosphoribosylformylglycinamidine synthase subunit PurS yields MYIAQINITLKESVLDPQGQTVMKALNGMGETQVKDVRVGKYVELQLNETSQSDAEKSATRICEKLLVNSVIESYRLSIVQA; encoded by the coding sequence ATGTACATCGCGCAAATAAATATCACCCTTAAAGAATCCGTGCTCGATCCCCAAGGTCAAACTGTTATGAAGGCCTTGAATGGAATGGGCGAGACCCAAGTAAAAGATGTTCGCGTCGGCAAATACGTTGAACTTCAATTGAACGAAACTTCTCAGTCAGACGCAGAAAAATCTGCGACAAGAATCTGCGAGAAGCTTTTAGTCAATAGTGTAATTGAGTCATACCGTTTATCGATAGTTCAAGCATGA
- a CDS encoding adenylosuccinate synthase has protein sequence MPANLVVGAQWGDEGKAKVIDVLSKDTDIIVRYQGGANAGHTVVVKGKKYVFHLIPSGIIYDNKICVIGNGVVLDPTYFLEEVASIEKEGFDVRGKTFISDSAHLLLPFHKMIDASIEDGSDSETKIGTTKKGIGICYADKMMRTGLRVGDLLFPETARNKLKTIIQNKNREMDILYGLPGLNEAEVWDQLMTFYDLWKNRIINTSFYLNEELKEGKRVLLEGAQGTGLDVDFGTYPYVTSSNPTTGGALIGSGVGYHFLKKVIGISKAYITRVGEGPFPTELFGDEGSRLRELGGEYGATTGRPRRCGWFDVEMLKHAIRVNGMNAVALTKIDVLSDYESIPVAIGYELDGKKINYFPSQGLERVKPIYKEFPGWKSDITGINDFKKLPKNCQDYINVLRELIGVPVHMISTGPDRDHTIILAG, from the coding sequence ATGCCAGCAAATTTAGTAGTGGGTGCCCAATGGGGCGATGAAGGAAAAGCGAAAGTAATTGATGTGCTTTCTAAAGATACAGATATAATTGTTCGCTATCAAGGTGGAGCCAATGCAGGACATACGGTCGTTGTAAAAGGAAAAAAATATGTATTTCATCTGATACCATCGGGAATCATCTATGATAATAAAATCTGTGTGATTGGTAACGGAGTGGTATTAGATCCAACTTATTTTCTTGAAGAAGTTGCATCTATTGAAAAGGAAGGCTTCGACGTTCGCGGTAAAACTTTTATCTCGGATTCGGCTCATCTCCTCTTACCATTTCATAAAATGATTGATGCCTCCATTGAGGATGGCAGTGATTCCGAGACAAAAATCGGTACTACCAAAAAAGGAATCGGTATATGCTACGCAGATAAGATGATGAGAACTGGGCTTCGAGTAGGAGATCTTTTGTTCCCTGAAACTGCTAGAAACAAACTAAAAACTATCATCCAAAATAAAAATCGCGAGATGGACATTCTATACGGACTACCAGGGCTCAACGAAGCTGAAGTCTGGGACCAACTTATGACTTTTTATGATTTATGGAAAAATCGAATTATCAATACATCCTTTTATTTGAATGAAGAATTAAAGGAAGGAAAAAGAGTTTTACTGGAAGGTGCGCAAGGAACTGGATTGGATGTTGATTTTGGAACTTATCCTTACGTTACATCTTCCAATCCTACGACGGGTGGAGCGTTGATTGGATCTGGAGTAGGCTACCATTTCTTGAAAAAAGTAATCGGTATCAGTAAGGCATACATAACGCGAGTAGGTGAGGGACCATTTCCTACAGAGTTATTCGGAGATGAAGGTTCTCGTTTGCGCGAGTTAGGTGGAGAGTATGGAGCAACAACTGGTCGACCTAGAAGATGTGGTTGGTTTGACGTTGAAATGTTAAAACATGCTATTCGCGTAAACGGAATGAATGCAGTTGCACTTACGAAAATTGATGTTCTAAGTGACTATGAGTCCATTCCTGTTGCGATTGGTTATGAACTTGATGGAAAGAAAATAAATTATTTCCCATCGCAAGGACTTGAAAGAGTGAAGCCTATTTACAAAGAATTTCCAGGATGGAAATCCGATATTACCGGAATCAATGATTTCAAAAAGTTACCTAAAAACTGTCAGGATTATATAAATGTATTAAGAGAATTGATCGGAGTTCCGGTTCATATGATATCAACTGGTCCAGATCGAGATCATACAATAATTTTGGCAGGATGA
- a CDS encoding phosphoribosylaminoimidazolesuccinocarboxamide synthase, translating into MKPSYVGKVRDVFDLGDSLILVSTDRISAFDVVFDETIPNKGKVLNHVSIAWFEFFSSIANHIIETDYRKFPEPFRSDSYLEGRSILVKKCKRIDYECVVRGYLSGSAFKEYTKTGQIAFKDYPKGMLESEKLAGPIFTPARKNDIGHDENISEHLMAEEVGQELFDKLKSTSIHLYTVARERLEKSGLILCDTKFEFGLIGDEVILIDELLTPDSSRYWEASTYKTGISPPSLDKQILRNYLETLDWDKNPPPPPLSKEIQLELKRKYEILEEIIIQCTSRK; encoded by the coding sequence ATTAAACCTTCCTATGTTGGTAAAGTAAGAGATGTCTTCGATCTAGGCGATTCTTTGATACTTGTATCAACGGATCGAATTTCTGCATTTGATGTGGTATTCGATGAGACAATACCGAACAAGGGAAAAGTTCTAAACCACGTTTCCATTGCTTGGTTTGAATTTTTTTCGAGTATTGCAAATCATATTATAGAAACAGATTATAGAAAATTTCCTGAACCGTTTCGAAGCGATAGCTATTTAGAAGGAAGATCTATTCTTGTAAAAAAATGCAAACGGATTGATTATGAATGTGTCGTTCGTGGCTACCTGAGCGGTTCTGCGTTTAAAGAATACACGAAAACAGGACAGATTGCTTTCAAGGATTACCCAAAAGGAATGCTTGAATCCGAAAAGTTGGCAGGACCCATCTTTACTCCGGCACGAAAGAATGATATAGGTCACGATGAGAATATTTCTGAGCACTTGATGGCTGAAGAAGTAGGTCAAGAACTTTTTGACAAGCTCAAGTCCACATCGATCCATCTTTATACAGTTGCAAGGGAAAGATTGGAAAAAAGCGGATTGATTCTCTGTGATACTAAATTTGAATTCGGGTTGATCGGAGATGAAGTGATTTTGATTGATGAATTACTCACACCTGATTCTTCTCGCTACTGGGAAGCTTCTACTTATAAAACGGGAATCAGCCCACCGAGTTTAGATAAACAAATTCTCAGAAATTATCTAGAGACTCTAGATTGGGATAAAAATCCTCCGCCTCCACCTCTCTCAAAGGAAATACAACTTGAACTCAAAAGAAAATACGAAATCTTGGAAGAAATTATAATACAATGTACATCGCGCAAATAA
- a CDS encoding heme exporter protein CcmB — MFLTILNKEIKLISRSTSGFISMAVLAFTILFIFYFSIEKNQILIPTSLAGIKWAIVFIVSFVLIGQSSWEERETGAHRITKLFVSNWILFMVKSFAVWLMLIVIEILLVFAMVLFFQNSKMENILAQLMFIIPGSLSLSFLGVSLANISNASRMKEIILPLLMVPFSIPLFLYGLNSEYKYLKNPETLISSIFLLIFFCFFYGGIGALFQEVLSEDMDG, encoded by the coding sequence TTGTTTCTTACAATTCTTAATAAAGAAATTAAATTGATTTCGAGATCGACGAGTGGATTTATCTCTATGGCAGTTTTAGCTTTTACAATTTTATTTATTTTTTATTTTTCCATTGAAAAAAACCAAATCTTGATTCCAACTAGTTTGGCTGGAATCAAGTGGGCAATTGTTTTTATTGTATCTTTTGTTCTGATTGGACAATCTAGTTGGGAAGAAAGAGAAACGGGAGCTCATCGAATCACTAAGCTTTTTGTATCAAATTGGATACTATTTATGGTTAAATCTTTTGCAGTATGGCTTATGTTAATTGTTATAGAAATTTTACTTGTTTTTGCTATGGTTTTATTTTTCCAAAATAGTAAAATGGAAAATATTCTTGCTCAATTGATGTTTATTATACCAGGTTCTTTGTCGCTTTCTTTTCTTGGAGTCAGTCTTGCGAACATTTCGAACGCTTCTCGAATGAAAGAAATTATTCTTCCATTGCTTATGGTACCATTTAGTATTCCTTTATTTTTATACGGACTCAATTCCGAATATAAATATTTGAAAAATCCAGAAACTCTAATTTCCTCGATTTTTCTATTGATTTTTTTCTGTTTCTTTTATGGGGGGATTGGAGCATTGTTCCAAGAGGTTTTATCGGAGGATATGGATGGTTAA